The nucleotide window TTTAAACGATTATAATGAAAAAAATATGAGAATAAGCGTAGACGTGGATCCTGTGTCTATGTTGTAATAAAAGTAAAAAGGAGAAAAATTTATAATGAATATAGTTTTATATGAGCATCCTACCCTCAGAACGAAATCAACCGAAGTGGATATTGTAGATGATGAACTTAGAAAAATACTGGACGAAATGGTAGAAACTATGAGAAAAGCTAACGGAGTGGGGCTTGCTGCAAATCAGGTGGGTATACCGAAAAGATTTTTCGTTCTTGAAGTGGAAAATAAAGTAAGAAAAATAGTTAATCCCGAAATAATAGAGTCAAGTGATGAAATTATCGAATATGAAGAAGGATGTCTGAGTATACCGGGAATTTATAAAAAAGTAAACAGACCTAGTGAAATAAAAGTAAAATATCTTAATGAAAAAGGTGAAGAAGTAATTGAGGAGTTAAAAGAAATGTGGGCAAGAGCTTTTCAGCATGAACTCGATCACCTTGACGGAGTGTTATTTATAGACAGAATATCCGTTCTGAATAAAAGACTTATTTCCAAAAAACTGGAATTGATGAAAAAAGAATTTGCCAAAGGGAAAAAATACAGGGAGGAATAAATCAGTGAAAACAATATTTATGGGAACACCTGAATTTGCAATACCGAGTTTGGAAACTGTTTATAAAAATACCGATTTGAAATTGATTTTTACTAAAGAAGATAAACGTAATGCAAGGGGAAACAAAATAATATTTTCTCCGGTAAAACAGTTCGGGCTTGATAATAATATAGAAATAATACAGCCTAAAAAACTTAAAGAGGCTGAAATTACAGAAAAAATAAGAGAAATAAATCCCGATTTGATAGTAGTTGTGGCTTACGGGAAAATCATTCCGAAAGAGATAATAGATATACCGAAATACGGTATTATAAATGTACATTCTTCTCTACTGCCTAAATACAGAGGAGCATCGCCTATTCACTCTGCTATATTAAACGGCGATAAGGAAACGGGAGTAAGTATAATGTACATTGAAGAAGAACTTGATGCGGGAGATGTTATACTGAAAGAATATTGTGAAATAACTGAAGATGATACTCTGGGAACATTACATGATAAGCTGAAAGAGTTGGGAGCAACGGGGCTCGGAAAAACTTTAAAACTTATCGAAAGTGAAAATGTAAAGACTGAAAAGCAGGACGATACAAAAGCGACTTTTGTAAAGCCTATTTCCAAAGAACAGGCAAAAATTGACTGGACAGATACCAAAGAAAATGTATATAATAAAATAAGAGGATTGAATCCTTTTCCGGGTGCGTATACTTTTAATGAAAAAAACGAAAATATTAAAGTTTACAAAGGAGAAAAGACTGATAAATTGTACGATGGAGAATTTGGAGAAATTGTAGAAATAATAAATAAAAAAGGACCTGTAGTAAAAGTTCGGAATGGAGGTATAATATTAACGGAAGTGAAATTTGAAGGGAAAAAAATTCAAAAAGGAACGGATGTTATAAACGGAAGAAAATTATTACAGGGAGAAAAACTGATATAAAAAATCTTAATAATTACGGAGGAAATAAATGAAATTGAAAAAAAATGATATATCGGACAGAGTGGTCCAGAGACTCACAAATTATTTATCAATTTTAAAAGAAGTCCGAAAATATGAAGAAGGAATAAATTCCATAGAGCTTTCAAAAATTATGGATACTACATCTGCACAAGTAAGAAAAGATTTGTCAACGTTTGGAGAATTCGGAGTAAGAGGAAAAGGATATGATATTGAAAAATTAATCGAAATTATCGAAGAAATTTTAGGGATAAACAAAGTAAATGATGTTATTATAGTAGGACACGGAAAAATGGGAGAAATGATAACTTCCAACAGTAAAGTCCTCGGAAAAGGCTTTAAAATAGTAGGAGTATTTGATAAAGATAAGAAAAAAATCGGAGAGAAAATTCCCGATTTGAAAATGGAAATAAAAAATGTGGAAGAAGTAGAAGATTTTATAAAAAATTCTTCGGAAGCGGTAGAGACAGCTATATTGGCAGTTGTAAAAGATCAGGCTCAGATTGCTGCTGAAAAGCTTATAAGAAGCGGTATAAAAGCTATACTGAATATGACAACATATAAATTGGAGCTTCCTAAAAATATAGTAGTTGTAGATATTGATATTTCTGCTAAGTTGCAGGAATTGAACTTCTGGAGATTGAATATAAACGACAGGGAGGAATAATTTGATAAAAATAGACGGAAAAGATATTTCTCAAAAAATTTTGAAATATATAGAAAAAGAACATAAATTATTAAGAGATAAATACGAAAGAACTGCAGGACTTGCAGTAATTATGGCAGGAAATAACCCTGCGTCGGAAGTTTATGTGAAAAATAAAATAAAGGCATGTGAAAGTGTAAAATTTTATTCGGAAATTGTCAGACTGGATGAAAATGTTACAGAAGCAGATTTTATAAAAGAAATTGAAAGATTTAATAAAAATGATAAAATAGACGGAATATTAATACAGCTTCCGCTGCCTGAACATATAAATGAACTTAAAGTTATAAATGCCGTTTCGCCTGAAAAAGATGTAGACGGATTTCATGTTGTAAATATAGGTAAAATGATGACAGGAGACAAAAGCGGATTTTTGCCGTGTACTCCTTACGGAATAATACAGCTTTTAGAAGAATACGATATAGATCCGGCAGGAAAAGATGTAGTAATTGTCGGAAGAAGTAATATAGTAGGAAAACCACTGGCTCTTATGCTTATAGAAAAATCTGCAACTGTACAGGTGTGCAATACAAAAACTAAAAATATAAGAGAAAAACTTAAAAATGCGGATATTGTAATAGCAGCCGCGGGGGTACCGAATCTTATAAGTGCTGAAGATATAAAAGAAGGTGCTGTTGTAATAGATGTAGGAATAAACAGAGTAAACGGGAAACTGTGCGGAGATGTCAATTATGAAGAAGTATCCGAAAAAGCGGGATATATAACTCCGGTTCCGGGAGGAGTAGGTCCTATGACAATAGCAAGTTTAATAAAAAATACTTTTAAATCATACATTAATAAAGTTGAAAAATAAAAAAGTGTAATCGAAAGGAGAGATCTTGTGAAAGAAAAAATAAAATTTATAAGAGAATTGGCTCAAAGTATGAATGAAAATAAAATTGAGGAAGTTCAGTATGAAGAAAATAACTTTGAGATACAGTTAAGAAAAAAAGGAAAAGAAAAAAGAACGGTGATTTACGGGGGAGCACCTGTAAATGTACAACCTGAAGCAAGTAATCAGGTATCTTCGGAAGCCGTTATTGACAATATTTCAACAGTAGCGGAAAAAGTTGAAACAACTGAGGAAATAAGCGGAACAAAAATAGAATCACCGATGGTAGGAACTTTTTATATAGCTCCGTCACCTACATCGGCACCGTTTATTAAAGAAGGGGATAATGTAACTGAAGGTCAGACATTATGTATAGTGGAAGCTATGAAACTTATGAATGAAGTAAAATCTTCAGTTTCGGGAAAAGTAAAAAAAATAATGGCAAAAGACGGAGATGCCATAAAAAAAGGACAGGTTTTAGTTATAATAGAATAGAAAATGATTAAAAAGTCCGAATTTAAAGGAAGGTGTAATATATTTTGGAAGAACAGAGGATTTGGGTAAAAATTATTTTATTAATTATATTATTATTTTTATCCGCATTTTTCTCGGCAACTGAAGCTGCATTGATTTCTCTTAAAAGAATTCATATAGGAGATATTAAGGAGAAAAATTCAAAAGAAGAAACACTGCTCAAATTATGGCTGAAAAATCCCAATGAACTTTTAACAACGCTTTTATTGGGAAAAACGGCAGTATATGTATTGTCGGTATCTACTGCAGTAATGCTTGCTGAAAGCTATTATAACAGTTTTTTCGGTCATATGAACAGATCATTTTATATGTTTTCGGCATTTGTCATTATAGTAATTATAATGCTTATAATTACTGAAATTACACCGAGAGTATTTGCCAAAAACAGTGCTGCGAAAATTTCCAGAACATTGATAGTTCCGTTAAATACGTTAAGAATTATTTTAAGACCGGTAATTTTAATTTTTCTTGAAATATCCAAACTTATAATTAAATTATTCGGGATAAAAGTAAAAGAACAGATGTTCGAGATAACGGAAGAGGATATAAAAACTTTCGTAAAAGAAGGAACAGAAGTAGGGGTAATCGAAGAAGGCGAAGAGGAAATGATACACAGTATTTTTGAATTTTCCGATACGACAGTTAAAGAAATACTTACTCCGAGAACGACAGTTTTTGCTCTTGATATGGAAAAAACCATAGGAGAAGTTTGGGATGAAGTAGTGGAACAGGGATTTTCGAGGATTCCTGTATATAATGAAACTATAGACAAAATAGTCGGTATAGTCCATATGAAAGATATGATAAAATACAACAAAGAAGAACATTCGGATATGAAAATTAAGGAACTGATGAAAGAGCCTTATTTTGTACCGACTACGAAAACTCTGGTTGAATTACTTGAAGAATTTAAGAAAAAACAGTCTCACATGGCAATTATAATTGATGAGTACGGGGGGACTTTAGGAATAGTAACTATTGAAGATTTGCTCGAAGAAATTGTCGGAGAAATAAGGGATGAATTTGATCAGGAAGAGGAAAGTATTCAGCAGATAAAAGAAACAATATTTGATATAAGAGGAGATACGGTAATAGAAGAACTGAACGAAGAACTTGATATTAATATGCCTGTTTCCGAAGAATACGACACAGTTTCGGGTTATGTTCAGGACGAGTTGGGAAAAGTTGCCGAAGAGGGAGATCAGGTAAAAGGAGACGGATTTATCCTGAAAGTAATGGAAGTTGACAATAAAAGAATAGAGAAATTGAGAATAATAATTACTGAAAAAAATAACGAAAGGGAAGCTGACGATGGAAAAGATTAGACCTAGAGTAAGAGTCGCCGGAATTTTAATAGAAAATGAGAGGATACTTTTAATAGAGCATTCCAAAAATGATAAAAAATATTGGCTCGTACCCGGAGGTGGTGTAGATTGGGGTGAAAGTACGGCAGAATCTCTCATAAGAGAATATAAAGAAGAAACGAATCTCGATATAGAAGTCGAAAGTTTCCTGTTTCTTTCGGAAACAATAGCTCCCAATAAAGAAAAACATGTGATAAATCTGTATTTTAAAGTAAAAAGAAAAGATACTTCCAAAGAAGATTTGAAATTAGGCAACGAAGAAATGCTTACCGATTTGAAATTTTTTGAAAAAGAAAAAATAAAAAATATAAAATTGTACCCGAATATAAAAGAACAGATTATAAAATTATTGAATAAAGAAAAGATAGTCCCGTATTTAGGATTGTTATGGGATAAGTAGGAGGAAAAAATGAAAACTGAAGAAAAAAAAATAGTGGAGGGATTAATAAGAACTATTCCCGACTTTCCTGAAAAAGGAATTGTATTCAGAGATATTACTACTGCATTAAAAGACAAAAAAGGGCTTAATATTGTAATAAAAGATTTTACAGAAAGATATAAAGATAAAGGCATTGATTATGTATTGGGAGCAGATGCGAGAGGATTTATTTTCGGGGCTGCTATCGCTTATAATATAGGAGTGGGATTTGTTCCTGCGAGAAAAGTGGGGAAACTGCCTGCAGAAACTGTAAAAATCGAATATGAGTTGGAATACGGTAAAAACAGTATAGAAATCCATAAAGACTCTTTTAAAAAAGGGGATAAAGTACTTATTGTGGACGATCTTCTGGCAACGGGAGGAACTGCTGCAGCTATGGTAAAATTGGTTGAAATGCTCGGTGCAAGTATATATGAATTGGCTTTTATGATTGAATTGGAAGATTTAAAAGGCAGAGATGTTCTGAAAGGGCATGAGGTTTATTCACAGTTGCAATATTAAACTTTTACCTACTTTTTAGAAAAAAGCAGCAAAAATATTTAATTTCCTTTTTTCAAAAAAGGTAAACGAAAAAACAGATCAAAATTTTTTAACTGCTTTTTAAAAAAAGCAGCAAAAAACAATCCGACTAAAATTTTACTAACTCGAAATAACTCACTGCACTATAAAAACAACAAACTCGCTACGCTCAAACAGTTGTTTTTATAACGTTTCGTATCGTATTTCTCGAAGTAAAATTTTAATGTCGGGAAAGATAAAGGATTCTTAATATTATATAAAAATAAAATCCCGCATTTTTGTAGTCGACACAATCCTACAGAACGTGGGTATCGGGAGTATACGAGGGCAGTTAATAAATCTCAAAAACGGAGAGATATTATGGAAGAAAAAGAATTATTGGGAAAATTAATTGACAGAATAAAGAAGAATAATCTTGAAGTTGACATAAACAAAATAACGGAAGCCTTTACTTTGGCTGCAGAATCTCATGGAGGCCAAAAAAGAAGAAGCGGAGAAGACTATATACTGCATCCTGTGGAAGTTGCAGAAATACTGGTTGATATGAGAATGGATACAGATACTGTAGTTGCAGGGATTTTGCATGATGTAGTTGAAGATACATTGATAACTTTGCCTGATATAGAGTATTCTTTCGGAAAAGATGTAAGTAAATTGGTTGACGGAGTAACAAAACTGAGAAATTTACCGAAAACGGACAGTAAAAAAATAGAAAATATAAGAAAAATGGTTGTCGCAATGTCTGAGGATATAAGGGTTGTGATTATTAAACTTGCAGACAGACTGCATAATATGCGTACATTAAAATATATGTCGCCTGAAAAACAGCAGATTAAGTCTAAAGAAACTATAGAAATATACGCACCTATTGCTCACAGGATAGGGATGGCAAGGATAAAATGGGAACTGGAAGATATAAGTTTCAGATTTTTATATCCGGAAGATTATAGAGAAATCAGCGATTTAGTGAATTTTAAAAGAAAAGAAAGAGAAAATTACACCCTTGAAATTATTCGAAAAATAGAAGAAGAACTAAAAAAACATAATGTAAAGTCTGAAGTTACAGGAAGACCTAAGCATTTATACAGCATTTACAGAAAAATGTACGAAAAAGAAAAGAAATTTGCTGATTTAAATGATCTGATTGCGATAAGAATAATAGTCGACAAAGAAGAAGAATGCTATAATGTTTTGGGGATAATTCATAATCTTTTTATTCCTGTTTCGGGCAGATTTAAAGATTATATAGCCGTTCCCAAGTCAAACGGATATCAGTCGATACATACGACTGTAAAGGGACCTAATGA belongs to Pseudoleptotrichia goodfellowii and includes:
- the def gene encoding peptide deformylase, which translates into the protein MNIVLYEHPTLRTKSTEVDIVDDELRKILDEMVETMRKANGVGLAANQVGIPKRFFVLEVENKVRKIVNPEIIESSDEIIEYEEGCLSIPGIYKKVNRPSEIKVKYLNEKGEEVIEELKEMWARAFQHELDHLDGVLFIDRISVLNKRLISKKLELMKKEFAKGKKYREE
- the fmt gene encoding methionyl-tRNA formyltransferase, whose product is MKTIFMGTPEFAIPSLETVYKNTDLKLIFTKEDKRNARGNKIIFSPVKQFGLDNNIEIIQPKKLKEAEITEKIREINPDLIVVVAYGKIIPKEIIDIPKYGIINVHSSLLPKYRGASPIHSAILNGDKETGVSIMYIEEELDAGDVILKEYCEITEDDTLGTLHDKLKELGATGLGKTLKLIESENVKTEKQDDTKATFVKPISKEQAKIDWTDTKENVYNKIRGLNPFPGAYTFNEKNENIKVYKGEKTDKLYDGEFGEIVEIINKKGPVVKVRNGGIILTEVKFEGKKIQKGTDVINGRKLLQGEKLI
- a CDS encoding redox-sensing transcriptional repressor Rex, with protein sequence MKLKKNDISDRVVQRLTNYLSILKEVRKYEEGINSIELSKIMDTTSAQVRKDLSTFGEFGVRGKGYDIEKLIEIIEEILGINKVNDVIIVGHGKMGEMITSNSKVLGKGFKIVGVFDKDKKKIGEKIPDLKMEIKNVEEVEDFIKNSSEAVETAILAVVKDQAQIAAEKLIRSGIKAILNMTTYKLELPKNIVVVDIDISAKLQELNFWRLNINDREE
- the folD gene encoding bifunctional methylenetetrahydrofolate dehydrogenase/methenyltetrahydrofolate cyclohydrolase FolD; protein product: MIKIDGKDISQKILKYIEKEHKLLRDKYERTAGLAVIMAGNNPASEVYVKNKIKACESVKFYSEIVRLDENVTEADFIKEIERFNKNDKIDGILIQLPLPEHINELKVINAVSPEKDVDGFHVVNIGKMMTGDKSGFLPCTPYGIIQLLEEYDIDPAGKDVVIVGRSNIVGKPLALMLIEKSATVQVCNTKTKNIREKLKNADIVIAAAGVPNLISAEDIKEGAVVIDVGINRVNGKLCGDVNYEEVSEKAGYITPVPGGVGPMTIASLIKNTFKSYINKVEK
- the accB gene encoding acetyl-CoA carboxylase biotin carboxyl carrier protein, whose product is MKEKIKFIRELAQSMNENKIEEVQYEENNFEIQLRKKGKEKRTVIYGGAPVNVQPEASNQVSSEAVIDNISTVAEKVETTEEISGTKIESPMVGTFYIAPSPTSAPFIKEGDNVTEGQTLCIVEAMKLMNEVKSSVSGKVKKIMAKDGDAIKKGQVLVIIE
- a CDS encoding hemolysin family protein, which codes for MEEQRIWVKIILLIILLFLSAFFSATEAALISLKRIHIGDIKEKNSKEETLLKLWLKNPNELLTTLLLGKTAVYVLSVSTAVMLAESYYNSFFGHMNRSFYMFSAFVIIVIIMLIITEITPRVFAKNSAAKISRTLIVPLNTLRIILRPVILIFLEISKLIIKLFGIKVKEQMFEITEEDIKTFVKEGTEVGVIEEGEEEMIHSIFEFSDTTVKEILTPRTTVFALDMEKTIGEVWDEVVEQGFSRIPVYNETIDKIVGIVHMKDMIKYNKEEHSDMKIKELMKEPYFVPTTKTLVELLEEFKKKQSHMAIIIDEYGGTLGIVTIEDLLEEIVGEIRDEFDQEEESIQQIKETIFDIRGDTVIEELNEELDINMPVSEEYDTVSGYVQDELGKVAEEGDQVKGDGFILKVMEVDNKRIEKLRIIITEKNNEREADDGKD
- a CDS encoding NUDIX domain-containing protein — translated: MEKIRPRVRVAGILIENERILLIEHSKNDKKYWLVPGGGVDWGESTAESLIREYKEETNLDIEVESFLFLSETIAPNKEKHVINLYFKVKRKDTSKEDLKLGNEEMLTDLKFFEKEKIKNIKLYPNIKEQIIKLLNKEKIVPYLGLLWDK
- a CDS encoding adenine phosphoribosyltransferase; the encoded protein is MKTEEKKIVEGLIRTIPDFPEKGIVFRDITTALKDKKGLNIVIKDFTERYKDKGIDYVLGADARGFIFGAAIAYNIGVGFVPARKVGKLPAETVKIEYELEYGKNSIEIHKDSFKKGDKVLIVDDLLATGGTAAAMVKLVEMLGASIYELAFMIELEDLKGRDVLKGHEVYSQLQY